From one Actinomycetes bacterium genomic stretch:
- a CDS encoding J domain-containing protein, translating into MASDTIGRVETTGALERQQGPETELLLRKQVELKVVQVEVAERELVLAVFQAELAAFETQYRCALGARYARLDELTDRLEAERDADAPPPLAEGEAPSADRDQDGQCGENWAWAGGERGGPAEPPKRSTVDEIAKRLFRKLARSIHPDLAANQAERERRTNLMVEANHAYERGDVAALRRLLERWERSPDAVVGTTTLADLERTMRTIDRARERLAQIDGELATLEASAMGWLRRRVQKAADEGWDLLGHMARELDRQIVEAEEELTRRALGVLA; encoded by the coding sequence ATGGCAAGCGACACGATCGGAAGGGTGGAGACCACGGGCGCACTCGAGCGGCAACAGGGCCCCGAGACCGAGCTGCTCCTCCGCAAGCAGGTCGAGCTCAAGGTCGTGCAGGTGGAGGTGGCAGAGCGCGAGCTGGTGCTGGCCGTGTTCCAGGCCGAGCTGGCCGCGTTCGAGACGCAGTACCGGTGCGCGCTCGGCGCCCGCTACGCGCGGCTCGACGAGCTGACCGACCGGCTCGAGGCCGAGCGCGACGCCGACGCCCCGCCCCCGCTGGCCGAGGGCGAGGCCCCGTCCGCAGACCGCGACCAGGATGGGCAGTGCGGGGAGAACTGGGCCTGGGCGGGGGGCGAGCGCGGCGGCCCGGCCGAGCCGCCAAAGCGCTCGACGGTCGACGAGATCGCCAAGCGCCTGTTCCGCAAGCTCGCGCGGAGCATCCACCCCGACCTCGCCGCCAACCAGGCCGAGCGCGAGCGGCGCACGAACCTGATGGTGGAGGCCAACCACGCCTACGAGCGGGGTGACGTCGCCGCCTTGCGCCGCCTCCTCGAGCGCTGGGAGCGGAGCCCTGACGCGGTGGTCGGCACCACCACCCTTGCCGACCTGGAGCGCACCATGCGCACGATCGACCGGGCCAGGGAGCGCCTGGCCCAGATCGACGGCGAGCTGGCCACGCTGGAGGCCTCGGCCATGGGGTGGCTGCGGCGCCGGGTCCAGAAGGCAGCCGACGAGGGCTGGGACCTGCTGGGCCACATGGCCAGGGAGCTCGACCGCCAGATCGTCGAGGCCGAGGAGGAGCTGACGCGCCGCGCACTCGGCGTGTTGGCCTGA
- a CDS encoding HAD-IIA family hydrolase produces MDMDGVLVHEEQPVPGADEFVARLRKAGIPFLVLTNNSIYTPRDLAARLRLTGIEVPPECIWTSALATAKFLHDQLPGGTAFVVGESGLTTALHAIDYVLSERNPDYVVLGETRIYSFEAITRAIRLVHAGARFIATNPDPTGPSPAGLLPATGAVAALITRATGVQPYFVGKPNPLMMRSALRAIDTHSESTVMIGDRMDTDIVAGMEAGMETILVLAGVTSRAEAERFPYRPSRIVDSVADLVADLEV; encoded by the coding sequence ATGGACATGGACGGGGTACTCGTCCACGAGGAGCAGCCGGTGCCCGGGGCGGACGAGTTCGTCGCCCGGCTCCGGAAGGCGGGCATCCCGTTCCTGGTACTGACCAACAACTCGATCTACACGCCCCGCGACCTCGCGGCCAGGCTGCGCCTGACCGGCATCGAGGTGCCCCCGGAGTGCATCTGGACTTCGGCGCTGGCCACCGCCAAGTTCCTGCACGACCAGCTGCCGGGCGGGACCGCCTTCGTGGTGGGTGAGTCCGGGCTGACGACGGCGCTCCACGCCATCGACTACGTCCTGAGCGAGCGCAACCCCGACTACGTGGTGCTCGGGGAGACCCGCATCTACAGCTTCGAGGCCATCACCCGCGCGATCCGGCTGGTCCACGCCGGGGCCCGCTTCATCGCCACCAACCCGGACCCCACCGGGCCCTCGCCGGCCGGCCTGCTGCCCGCCACCGGCGCGGTTGCCGCCCTGATCACCCGCGCCACCGGGGTGCAGCCGTACTTCGTGGGCAAGCCCAACCCGCTGATGATGCGGTCGGCGCTGCGTGCGATCGACACCCACTCGGAGTCCACGGTGATGATCGGCGACCGCATGGACACCGACATCGTAGCCGGCATGGAGGCGGGCATGGAGACGATCCTGGTGCTGGCCGGGGTCACCAGCCGGGCCGAGGCCGAGCGCTTCCCCTACCGTCCCTCGCGGATCGTCGACTCGGTGGCCGACCTGGTGGCCGACCTGGAGGTGTGA
- a CDS encoding UBP-type zinc finger domain-containing protein produces the protein MPATNRHATRHWRAEHHPVVRSFQPREEQLWCYEDEVPVEPR, from the coding sequence ATGCCTGCCACGAACCGGCACGCGACCCGGCACTGGCGGGCCGAGCATCACCCCGTCGTCCGGTCGTTCCAGCCCCGCGAGGAGCAGCTATGGTGCTACGAGGACGAGGTGCCGGTCGAGCCGCGCTGA
- a CDS encoding ABC transporter ATP-binding protein has product MTHVLDARGLVKEYRRGRAVDHVDLAVREGERVALLGANGAGKTTTLLMCLGVIEPDAGTVVICGHRLPKGRSAAMTHVGFAAGYLPLPERLRVREYLRMYGQLYGLGDPEALAAKGLERFGVGHLDVAMGTELSSGQKTLVGIVKATMHDPELLVLDEPTASLDPDVAWRVRTGLARLCDEEGTALLVTSHNMLEVERIAERVVFLAGGRIVADGPPAEVAAGFGQGDLEEVFLHLAREREAREHQEGARP; this is encoded by the coding sequence ATGACCCATGTCCTTGACGCCCGGGGGCTGGTGAAGGAGTACCGTCGCGGCCGGGCCGTCGACCACGTCGACCTCGCCGTCCGAGAAGGCGAGCGCGTCGCGCTGCTCGGCGCGAACGGCGCCGGCAAGACCACCACCCTGCTGATGTGCCTCGGGGTGATCGAGCCGGACGCCGGCACGGTGGTCATCTGCGGCCACCGCCTGCCCAAGGGCCGCAGCGCGGCGATGACCCACGTCGGCTTCGCCGCCGGCTACCTGCCGCTGCCCGAGCGGCTGCGGGTGCGGGAGTACCTGCGCATGTACGGCCAGCTCTACGGGCTCGGCGACCCCGAAGCGCTAGCCGCCAAGGGGCTCGAGCGCTTCGGCGTCGGCCACCTCGACGTCGCCATGGGCACCGAGCTCTCCTCGGGCCAGAAGACCCTGGTCGGGATCGTGAAGGCGACCATGCACGACCCCGAGCTGCTGGTGCTCGACGAGCCCACCGCCTCCCTGGACCCTGACGTCGCCTGGCGGGTGCGCACCGGCCTGGCCCGTCTCTGCGACGAGGAGGGGACGGCGCTGCTGGTCACCAGCCACAACATGCTCGAGGTTGAGCGGATCGCCGAGCGGGTCGTGTTCCTGGCCGGCGGCCGCATCGTGGCCGACGGCCCGCCCGCCGAGGTGGCGGCCGGCTTCGGCCAGGGCGACCTGGAAGAGGTCTTCCTGCATCTGGCCAGGGAGCGCGAGGCGCGCGAGCACCAGGAGGGGGCCCGCCCGTGA
- a CDS encoding ABC transporter permease has product MSAVRVSGRRAPLLRIRAVARRHAYTLWRSPHRLFDVTVWPLVDTVLFGSIGIFFASQGGPSSGAQAAAGYLLAGIVLWHVVYQAQIAVATGFLEETWSRNLLSLMVTPLREIEFVAGVALFGLIKLVLGVAVVALSALAFYAFDVTSLGLGLVPIAAVLLVAGWAVALFVMGLVLRFGNGAEAFAWGIFFVVMPLSGVFYPLSALPAFLRPVSVLLPTTHAFAAGRALVDGRGMDWGALGLATATTVLVSAAALAFLVWMLRLFRRRGYITRYT; this is encoded by the coding sequence GTGAGCGCGGTCCGCGTTTCCGGGCGGCGGGCCCCGCTGCTGCGCATCCGGGCGGTCGCCCGCAGGCACGCCTACACGCTGTGGCGCAGCCCGCACCGGCTGTTCGACGTCACCGTCTGGCCGCTGGTGGACACCGTGCTGTTCGGCTCGATCGGGATCTTCTTCGCCAGCCAGGGGGGCCCGAGCAGCGGCGCCCAGGCGGCCGCAGGCTACCTGCTGGCCGGCATCGTCCTGTGGCACGTCGTCTACCAGGCCCAGATCGCGGTCGCGACCGGCTTCCTTGAGGAGACCTGGTCGCGCAACCTCCTGAGCCTCATGGTCACGCCCCTCCGGGAAATCGAGTTCGTCGCCGGGGTGGCCCTGTTCGGGCTGATCAAGCTCGTCCTTGGCGTGGCCGTGGTCGCGCTCAGCGCGCTGGCGTTCTACGCGTTCGACGTGACCAGCCTCGGCCTCGGGCTGGTGCCGATCGCCGCGGTGCTGCTGGTGGCCGGCTGGGCGGTGGCGCTGTTCGTGATGGGGCTGGTGCTCCGCTTCGGCAACGGGGCCGAGGCGTTCGCCTGGGGGATCTTCTTCGTGGTGATGCCCTTGTCCGGCGTGTTCTACCCGCTGAGCGCGCTGCCCGCGTTCCTCCGGCCGGTGAGCGTGCTGCTCCCCACCACCCACGCGTTCGCGGCCGGCCGGGCGCTGGTCGACGGGCGCGGCATGGACTGGGGCGCGCTGGGCCTCGCCACCGCCACCACCGTGCTGGTCTCCGCCGCGGCCCTCGCCTTCCTGGTCTGGATGCTCCGCCTCTTCCGCCGCCGCGGCTACATCACCCGCTACACCTGA
- a CDS encoding response regulator transcription factor, which yields MTQEGGAISREDQAAGAPRPAGQGAASASGPAPGRTRVFLVDDHRFFLSGLRAELGAEFEIVGDGGDVDAAVEGIGRTEPDVVLLDVHLPGGGGRSVIEAVQRTRPEVRFLALSVSDAAEDVIAVIRAGARGYVTKSISPADLAAAIRRVRDGDAVFSPRLAGFVLDAFRGRLDGPVDPELDQLTAREQEVLRHIARGYTYKEVGRRLHLSVKTVETHVSSVLRKLQLSSRHELTRWATDRRLV from the coding sequence ATGACTCAGGAGGGCGGAGCCATCAGCCGGGAGGACCAGGCGGCCGGGGCTCCGAGGCCCGCCGGCCAGGGCGCGGCGTCAGCCTCGGGCCCTGCCCCGGGCCGCACGCGGGTCTTCCTCGTCGACGACCACCGCTTCTTCCTCTCGGGCCTGCGCGCCGAGCTGGGCGCGGAGTTCGAGATCGTCGGGGACGGCGGCGACGTGGACGCCGCGGTCGAGGGCATCGGGCGGACCGAGCCGGACGTCGTCCTGCTCGACGTGCACCTCCCAGGGGGCGGCGGGCGGTCGGTGATCGAGGCGGTCCAGCGCACCCGGCCGGAGGTCCGCTTCCTCGCCCTGTCGGTGTCCGACGCGGCCGAGGACGTCATCGCGGTGATCCGGGCCGGCGCCCGCGGCTACGTGACCAAGTCGATCTCCCCGGCCGACCTGGCCGCCGCCATCCGCCGGGTGCGCGACGGCGACGCGGTCTTCTCCCCTCGCCTGGCCGGCTTCGTCCTCGACGCCTTCCGGGGACGGCTCGACGGACCGGTCGACCCCGAGCTGGACCAGCTCACCGCCAGGGAGCAGGAGGTCCTGCGCCACATCGCCAGGGGCTACACCTACAAGGAGGTGGGTCGACGGCTGCACCTGTCGGTGAAGACGGTGGAGACCCACGTCTCCTCGGTGCTGCGCAAGCTCCAGCTCTCGAGCCGCCACGAGCTGACCCGCTGGGCGACCGACCGCCGCCTGGTCTGA